From a single Nostoc flagelliforme CCNUN1 genomic region:
- a CDS encoding tyrosine-type recombinase/integrase, whose protein sequence is MTLSLVHITAHRKAIASLPVAQAEGKLIGLWLEGKAESSIISYRRYIRRFLEFLDKPLKKVTYEDLVEYAADFGENAQSTKRIYIAAAKSLISFAHKIGYLPFNVGMALKLGELPDIINERYLDEADIKLLVRAAFKHLADAKTPKRQYTALRNLLIIKLLYQAGLRASEICELTWGDLTPRGESGQVYVRKAKGSKNRTILIKPKLWAELMEFKASGHSNQAVFPSQKGGHLDRQNLHPIVKAIALEAGLSELVSAHWLRHAHGSHAIERGTNPVLVKETLGHANLAITDRYLKARPNSSSALNLMDI, encoded by the coding sequence ATGACGCTCTCTCTAGTCCACATAACAGCGCATAGAAAGGCGATTGCTTCCTTGCCAGTAGCCCAAGCGGAGGGGAAGTTGATTGGGCTGTGGTTGGAGGGAAAAGCAGAGTCATCTATCATCTCTTACCGACGATACATTCGGCGATTTCTGGAATTTTTGGACAAACCCCTCAAAAAAGTGACTTATGAAGACTTGGTAGAATACGCTGCTGACTTTGGGGAGAATGCCCAAAGTACAAAGCGGATATACATTGCCGCAGCTAAAAGCTTGATTAGTTTCGCTCATAAAATTGGATATCTCCCTTTTAATGTGGGTATGGCGCTGAAACTCGGTGAACTGCCGGATATAATCAACGAACGCTATTTAGACGAAGCTGATATTAAATTGTTGGTAAGAGCAGCTTTTAAGCATTTAGCTGATGCTAAAACTCCTAAGCGTCAGTACACAGCCCTACGTAATTTGTTAATTATCAAACTCCTTTATCAGGCAGGGTTACGGGCAAGTGAAATCTGTGAGTTAACATGGGGAGATTTGACACCCCGTGGTGAGAGTGGTCAAGTTTACGTGCGAAAAGCCAAGGGCAGCAAAAATCGGACAATTCTCATCAAGCCAAAGCTTTGGGCGGAATTAATGGAGTTCAAAGCTTCGGGTCACTCCAATCAAGCAGTGTTTCCAAGTCAAAAGGGGGGGCATTTAGACCGTCAAAACTTGCACCCGATTGTAAAAGCGATTGCACTCGAAGCCGGATTAAGCGAACTGGTTTCGGCACACTGGTTACGTCATGCTCATGGATCTCACGCAATTGAGCGCGGAACTAATCCTGTATTGGTGAAAGAAACTTTGGGTCATGCCAATTTAGCGATCACCGATCGCTACCTGAAAGCTAGACCCAATTCAAGCAGTGCTTTAAACTTAATGGACATTTAA
- a CDS encoding four helix bundle protein: MEKEPIKSHEDLEVYKMAFDVAMKIFELSKKFPVEERYSLTDQIRRSSRSVCANLAEAWRKRRYEAAFVAKLNDSEAEAAETQTWLKFAVKCSYLDVDTGRELYAVYNRVLGILVTIINNPSPWLIKR, translated from the coding sequence ATGGAAAAAGAACCAATCAAAAGTCATGAAGACCTAGAAGTATACAAAATGGCATTTGATGTGGCCATGAAAATCTTTGAATTATCTAAGAAGTTTCCTGTTGAAGAACGTTATTCTTTAACTGATCAGATTCGTAGATCATCCCGTTCTGTATGTGCTAATTTAGCTGAAGCTTGGAGAAAACGCCGTTATGAAGCAGCTTTTGTAGCTAAGTTGAATGACAGTGAAGCTGAGGCAGCAGAAACTCAAACTTGGCTTAAATTTGCTGTGAAATGTAGTTATTTAGACGTTGATACAGGCAGAGAACTTTATGCAGTTTACAATCGAGTTTTAGGCATTCTAGTAACTATAATCAACAATCCATCTCCTTGGCTTATAAAACGCTAA
- a CDS encoding type IV secretory system conjugative DNA transfer family protein, with protein MPNSSKKVKDKLGKVALEKEQISVVKMLTPFEDIIHLAGICDLNLGGRQGVGALILKKGENIQIKFCFDCLGIHPNLESSQMLPIFEGIEAGLKEIPEGENLTIHLGSFTSDYHRQEELSKLESNCQIDQLKLLIRSERLRTKKLTQSGARKNKFLRLWCTYTVIDDDERSKDFIESLIRKLEKGWFRFTGEIHAHNNTRIENILQNSFNDGFLQWSAILGNKMKLGIRVLSAEEIWSTIWQQLNYSTPPAIPNPLKIDPIDGLVETQTSDFHIRHQMLENEESVPFFDRKWVKLQNKYIGALNFSQKPGGWYDEQAQLRYLWELISRDSISDTEVICQVTKANQTISKTNLQRITKQSITSTSFSTEKGNIDVKSVLMTMVMGTSMIGVSPTITTNIESIIALALKTFFNDDEIKSRYKSAIQNGFGTQYWNETPTLKDFYNFCSPAFIQLDSIASKSQEISEALEQIRLRINYWLSTRVGQSISRPSSFRTNAKLLVFALRNLSSEADAAILALSAYSAALRRALSSKASIFFLDEAPILFQFDAIASLIGRLCANGAKSGIRVIISAQEPETIYQSASAQKIFANITTRLVGRIQSSAVDPFIVRFKYPIEIIRVNSTEAFYPKKSGIYSQWLLDDNGKLTFCRYYPAYCLLASVANNPNEQELRTLFLKYYQDNPLLGLVKFSEDYIRMIRGEELSELAKNLLSKSHTRQVA; from the coding sequence ATGCCAAATTCTTCTAAGAAAGTTAAAGATAAATTAGGTAAAGTAGCATTAGAAAAGGAGCAGATTAGTGTTGTGAAAATGCTCACTCCCTTTGAAGATATTATCCATTTAGCGGGAATTTGCGACCTCAACTTAGGAGGTAGGCAGGGCGTAGGCGCATTAATTCTTAAAAAAGGTGAAAATATTCAAATCAAATTCTGCTTTGATTGTTTAGGGATTCATCCGAATTTAGAATCATCGCAAATGCTGCCGATCTTTGAGGGGATAGAAGCGGGGCTAAAAGAAATTCCCGAAGGGGAAAACTTAACAATACATTTAGGTTCTTTTACGTCTGATTATCACCGACAAGAAGAACTGTCCAAGCTAGAGAGTAATTGTCAGATTGACCAATTAAAATTGTTAATACGTAGTGAAAGATTAAGGACTAAAAAACTAACCCAAAGTGGAGCTAGGAAGAATAAGTTTTTGAGACTCTGGTGTACCTACACTGTTATTGATGACGATGAACGGTCTAAGGATTTTATAGAATCTCTGATTAGAAAATTAGAAAAGGGCTGGTTTCGGTTTACAGGTGAAATTCACGCCCATAACAATACTAGAATTGAAAATATTCTGCAAAATTCATTTAACGATGGATTTTTACAGTGGTCAGCTATCCTGGGCAACAAGATGAAGTTGGGGATTAGGGTTTTAAGTGCTGAAGAAATTTGGTCAACAATTTGGCAACAGCTTAATTACTCTACTCCTCCGGCAATCCCTAATCCATTAAAAATTGACCCAATAGATGGACTAGTAGAAACTCAGACGAGCGATTTTCACATCCGCCACCAGATGTTAGAGAATGAGGAGTCTGTACCATTTTTCGATAGAAAATGGGTAAAACTACAAAATAAATATATTGGGGCGCTCAACTTCAGCCAAAAGCCAGGGGGGTGGTATGACGAGCAAGCTCAATTGCGATATCTGTGGGAGTTAATTTCTAGAGATAGTATTTCTGATACCGAGGTTATTTGTCAGGTAACAAAGGCAAATCAAACTATCTCTAAAACAAATCTTCAACGCATTACCAAGCAATCAATTACCAGCACTTCTTTTTCTACAGAGAAAGGAAATATTGATGTCAAATCAGTGCTGATGACAATGGTGATGGGGACGAGCATGATTGGTGTCAGCCCAACGATTACCACCAATATTGAGTCAATCATTGCTTTAGCTTTAAAAACATTTTTTAATGATGATGAAATTAAATCACGCTACAAGTCAGCAATACAAAATGGATTTGGAACTCAATATTGGAACGAGACTCCGACACTCAAAGATTTTTATAATTTTTGTTCTCCAGCTTTCATACAATTAGATTCTATTGCTAGTAAGAGTCAAGAGATTTCCGAAGCCTTAGAGCAAATCAGGCTGAGAATAAATTATTGGTTGAGTACCAGGGTTGGGCAATCCATCTCACGCCCATCCAGTTTTAGAACTAATGCCAAATTGTTAGTATTCGCTTTACGTAATTTATCGAGTGAAGCTGATGCTGCCATACTCGCTCTTAGTGCATACTCTGCGGCATTACGTCGTGCATTATCATCAAAAGCTTCGATCTTCTTCCTTGATGAAGCGCCAATCTTATTCCAATTTGATGCGATAGCTTCGTTAATTGGGCGATTGTGTGCCAATGGTGCGAAGTCTGGTATCCGCGTCATCATCTCTGCCCAAGAACCAGAGACTATATATCAGAGCGCATCTGCACAAAAGATATTTGCCAATATCACCACACGTTTAGTAGGCAGGATTCAATCATCAGCTGTTGACCCGTTTATTGTTCGCTTTAAATATCCTATTGAAATCATCAGGGTCAATAGTACAGAAGCTTTTTATCCAAAAAAGTCGGGGATTTACTCTCAGTGGTTGCTTGATGATAACGGCAAGCTAACTTTCTGTCGCTATTATCCTGCCTACTGTTTATTAGCCTCAGTTGCTAATAATCCAAACGAGCAAGAATTACGCACTTTATTTCTCAAATACTATCAAGATAATCCTCTGCTTGGATTAGTCAAATTTAGTGAGGATTATATCAGAATGATTCGGGGGGAAGAGTTATCAGAATTAGCGAAGAATTTACTTTCAAAATCACATACAAGACAGGTAGCTTAA
- a CDS encoding type IIL restriction-modification enzyme MmeI has product MYRLIEKNPRNAELIFPYIGGEEVNGSPTHTHDRYVINFGEMSEDEAREYPDLMKIVEEKVKPGRLAQNREIRARYWWRFGETTPSLFRAIAPLERVLVTARVSQRSSFTFLANNMVFSEQLVVFADERYSFFCILQSRIHEICVKFFSSTIQDGLRYTPSDCFATFPFPQNWETNPTLEAVGKEYYEYRAALMVRNNQGLTDTYNRFHDPEECDADILKLRSLHAAMDKAVLEAYGWTDIPTDCTFLLDYDDEDEEEETSNGRQRKKPWRYRWTEEVHDEVLARLLDLNQERSQAEILGGKAAQKKPKAKASKKKASKARKIKEDAPIIPGLNLE; this is encoded by the coding sequence ATGTACCGTTTAATTGAAAAAAATCCCAGAAATGCAGAACTAATTTTTCCTTATATTGGTGGTGAAGAGGTTAATGGTAGTCCAACTCATACACATGATCGCTACGTTATCAATTTTGGGGAAATGAGCGAAGATGAAGCACGGGAATATCCTGATTTAATGAAGATTGTAGAAGAGAAAGTTAAGCCTGGGAGATTAGCTCAAAATCGTGAAATACGCGCACGTTACTGGTGGCGTTTTGGTGAAACTACACCTTCTTTATTTAGAGCAATAGCGCCACTCGAAAGAGTGTTAGTAACAGCTCGCGTTAGTCAACGCAGTTCATTTACTTTTCTAGCCAATAACATGGTGTTTTCTGAACAGTTAGTAGTCTTTGCAGACGAACGCTATTCATTTTTCTGTATTCTCCAATCCCGCATTCACGAAATCTGTGTAAAATTTTTTAGTTCAACAATACAAGATGGTTTACGTTACACACCATCCGACTGTTTTGCAACCTTCCCCTTCCCCCAAAATTGGGAAACCAACCCCACCCTAGAAGCAGTAGGCAAAGAATACTACGAATACCGCGCCGCTTTAATGGTTCGCAATAACCAGGGACTAACCGACACCTACAACCGCTTCCACGACCCAGAGGAATGCGACGCTGATATCCTAAAATTACGCTCACTGCACGCCGCAATGGATAAAGCTGTCCTCGAAGCTTACGGCTGGACTGACATCCCCACCGACTGCACCTTCCTGCTAGACTACGACGATGAAGATGAGGAAGAAGAAACCAGCAACGGACGACAGCGAAAAAAACCTTGGCGCTACCGTTGGACAGAAGAAGTGCATGATGAAGTTTTAGCACGCCTACTCGACCTTAACCAAGAGCGATCGCAAGCAGAAATTCTCGGCGGTAAAGCAGCACAAAAGAAACCCAAGGCTAAAGCTAGTAAAAAGAAAGCTAGTAAAGCACGTAAAATTAAAGAAGATGCGCCAATAATACCAGGGTTAAATTTGGAGTGA
- a CDS encoding DUF2281 domain-containing protein, whose protein sequence is MTIKEQITQELEKLPEPLLQEILDFVQFLQTKQQQRILSPEQPQLQQNPNDNSQTPYRPASGRSLLRHAGTWAGDDFEECLQSVYATRGKAKFDYESNPFE, encoded by the coding sequence ATGACAATTAAAGAACAGATTACACAAGAACTAGAAAAATTACCTGAGCCTCTATTGCAGGAAATTTTAGATTTTGTACAATTTTTGCAAACTAAACAGCAACAACGGATATTATCACCAGAACAACCACAGCTACAACAAAACCCAAACGATAATTCTCAAACACCATACCGTCCGGCTTCTGGACGTTCTCTTCTCAGACACGCAGGGACATGGGCTGGTGATGATTTTGAAGAATGCCTTCAGTCAGTTTATGCTACTCGTGGTAAAGCTAAATTTGATTATGAATCTAATCCTTTTGAATAA
- a CDS encoding type II toxin-antitoxin system VapC family toxin yields MYLLDTNHCSAIILGETNVIRRISEVGESHIFTCVIVQGELRYMMERSQQKETNIARLIEFLEDISIYRIDEYTADLYGQLKADLFNQFAPKEKSKRRKTKITDLGFGENDLWIAAIALQHNLTIVSADSDFQRIKEVKTLSVESWLTS; encoded by the coding sequence ATGTACTTACTTGATACGAACCATTGCAGCGCAATTATATTGGGCGAAACTAATGTAATTCGTCGCATTAGTGAAGTTGGGGAATCTCATATTTTTACTTGTGTCATTGTACAGGGAGAACTTCGCTACATGATGGAGAGATCCCAACAAAAAGAAACTAACATAGCGCGATTAATAGAATTTCTTGAAGATATTTCTATTTACCGAATAGATGAATATACTGCTGATCTATACGGACAACTCAAAGCTGATTTATTTAATCAATTTGCGCCCAAAGAAAAAAGCAAGCGGAGAAAAACTAAAATAACTGATTTAGGTTTTGGTGAAAATGACTTGTGGATTGCAGCGATTGCTCTACAACATAATCTTACCATCGTCTCAGCCGATAGCGATTTTCAGCGTATTAAAGAAGTAAAAACATTATCTGTTGAATCGTGGTTGACAAGTTGA
- a CDS encoding AAA family ATPase — protein sequence MKIQSLQLKYFKKFRSSPVFDFTDPETGLARDIIVLIGMNGAGKTSILQAIASTLGTATGRLKEPSDLEWAGFNYELLGSNWGRFEPEVNVQVQFSSSELQAVRDFQQKLREMGRDLQPPAEKHIVTLKWRNGRVQADSAAELFQFKGREYAKQLQRAEGFQVFDRVGTILWYTEQRTSTSLTTEDPNRKLEITEDILRDRLSKWRQFHQDVGTPKIPNLRQGQKDLYAEIERGYKAVFPERSFEGPVLRENVDDILSEPWFYLYDSKNQYEISEMSGGERAIFPMLVDFASWNIHNSVILIDEIELHLHPPMQQALLRALPKLGANNQFIITTHSDYVEQLVPEAYIIRLEV from the coding sequence ATGAAAATTCAATCCCTACAGCTAAAATATTTTAAGAAATTCCGATCTTCTCCAGTATTTGATTTCACAGATCCAGAAACTGGGTTAGCGCGAGATATTATTGTTCTCATCGGCATGAACGGTGCTGGAAAAACAAGTATTTTACAAGCGATCGCTTCAACACTCGGCACAGCAACCGGACGATTAAAGGAACCCTCCGATTTAGAATGGGCAGGATTTAACTATGAACTGCTTGGGAGTAACTGGGGAAGATTTGAGCCAGAGGTAAATGTACAAGTGCAGTTCTCATCTAGTGAACTCCAAGCTGTGCGAGATTTTCAACAGAAATTACGAGAAATGGGTCGTGATTTGCAGCCTCCTGCTGAAAAGCATATTGTTACCCTTAAATGGCGAAATGGGCGTGTTCAAGCAGATAGTGCTGCTGAATTATTTCAATTTAAAGGGCGAGAATACGCTAAACAGCTACAACGTGCTGAAGGATTTCAAGTATTTGACCGAGTGGGTACAATTCTTTGGTACACAGAACAAAGAACTTCAACTAGCCTGACTACCGAAGATCCAAATCGCAAACTAGAAATCACAGAAGACATTTTGCGCGATCGCCTTTCTAAGTGGCGACAATTCCATCAAGATGTAGGAACACCTAAAATTCCCAATCTACGCCAAGGACAAAAGGATTTATACGCCGAAATTGAACGCGGTTACAAAGCAGTCTTTCCAGAACGCAGTTTTGAAGGCCCAGTTCTGCGAGAGAATGTGGACGATATCTTGAGCGAACCCTGGTTTTATTTATATGACAGCAAAAACCAGTATGAAATTTCTGAGATGTCCGGTGGTGAACGTGCTATTTTCCCAATGCTAGTAGACTTTGCTAGTTGGAATATTCACAACTCTGTCATTCTTATTGATGAAATTGAATTGCACCTACATCCACCAATGCAACAGGCATTGCTTAGAGCTTTGCCCAAGTTAGGCGCAAATAATCAGTTTATCATTACAACCCACTCTGATTATGTAGAGCAATTAGTGCCTGAAGCATATATTATCCGGCTAGAGGTGTAA